The DNA region ccccccccattGGGTGTTTGtgggcgctgctgctgccagttATTTGTTCCCACGGTTCCCGCGCTCGCCGCCGGCTGGCTCGGGCGGGCGGCGCTGCGTCCTCGTCGCCGCCGTCCCGGATGCCACTGGGGACGGGGGGCCGCCCTGGTCCTATCATATGTCCTTCAGGATGTTGCTCTTGACGTTCTTAAGCTTGTCTAGCCGCTTCAGCAGATGATTGTTTGACGTTTCTAGCTCCTCCAGCCGGTCCATCGCTTCACGGTTCTGTggagcgggagagagagagagcgagagagaatgCGATTAGTACGGGTGCACTGGCTGTTTGGCTTATTAGTATAGGGTCAGCGATATTAGCACGTAAACAATGGAACAAAACGATTGGAcatcgtttttttgcttcttgaaTTTCCTTTTTGTCTTTCTTCCACGAAATTTTCTAAACGGTTTTTGATTCAAATCGGTCGGGATGATAAGTAAAAACAGGATcgaatgcaacacacacacacgcttttgAACACACTTTCTCCTCGCTTGCAGCGAATTATTGGATTCAGACGTTCGGACccaattccggagttgacttcgGACCTGATTCCAGAGTTGACTTCGAacccgattccggagttgacttcgGACCTGAATTCGGAGTTGACTTTGGACCTGATTCCAGAGTTGACTTCGAacccgattccggagttgacttcgGACCTGAATTCGGAGTTGACTTTGGACCTGATTCCAGAGTTGACTTCGAacccgattccggagttgacttcgGACCTGAATTCGGAGTTGACTTTGGACCTGATTCCAGAGTTGACTTCGAacccgattccggagttgacttcggtcccgattccggagttgacttcggacccgattccggagttgacttcggacccgattccggagttgacttcggacccgattccggagttgactttGGACCCGATTCCAAAGTTGACTTCGGACccaattccggagttgacttcggacctgattccggagttgacttcggacctgattccggagttgacttcgGACCCGATTCCGGACTTGATTTCAGACCTGATTCCAGAGTTGACTTCGAacccgattccggagttgacttcgGACcagattccggagttgacttcggacccgattccggagttgacttcgGACCCAATTCCGAAGTTGACTTcggatccgattccggagttgacttcggacacgattccggagttgacttcggacctgattccggagttgacttcgaacccgattccggagttgacttcggagctgattccggagttgacttcgaacccgattccggagttgacttcgGACCCGATACCGGAGTTGACTTCGGACCCGATTTCGGAGTTGACTTCGGACCCGATACCGGAGTTGACTCTGGAGCAGATTCCGAACGTGActctggaaccgatt from Anopheles coluzzii chromosome X, AcolN3, whole genome shotgun sequence includes:
- the LOC125907464 gene encoding protein TsetseEP-like, translating into MVTPGLVSLLKLLTSIQELILLPELIPFLESKLIPLPEQIAIPGWIPIPEPTPESVPESRSESAPESTPVSGPKSTPKSGPKSTPVSGPKSTPESGSKSTPESAPKSTPESGSKSTPESGPKSTPESCPKSTPESDPKSTSELGPKSTPESGPKSTPESGPKSTPESGSKSTLESGLKSSPESGPKSTPESGPKSTPESGPKSTPELGPKSTLESGPKSTPESGPKSTPESGPKSTPESGPKSTPESGSKSTLESGPKSTPELGPNV